One genomic segment of Vibrio quintilis includes these proteins:
- a CDS encoding methyl-accepting chemotaxis protein has protein sequence MILVSLSASLSCAVLYFQEKKILTESILKESDTYISSQAESIRDRVKSKIAGLENIAEQFRQTPILGNDSERLQRVQSLAYAADNQSAVFAFDNGEAFWTLGEKLAPETWPGNKLKGDGRKLNWYSMAQNQPGIVITEPYVYPVTNTYWITLARRIANGAVAFNMQLEFLNGLVEKTASELPGTVAFILNSDSTVIASSDARIPSGQQALKMRALQQVAQQATGLLSSQIDAVYFQSDKMFFSHQIAVGNKRWYYVMGLDHHRVFSRLVTARNTAILLSLIAAIISAFISYFLIQNLYTPILALKATISELSKGEADLTQRLNVTSKDDLGQIADSVNQFIQNLHEMMCEIRGAVSTLEGSVEKINQQSARNSDILQEHVSQTEQVVTSIEEMSATARSMAEDAANTANLTQQAAQVGTSSGRMVQSSQGTVRSLVSDVERSVSDVGQMVNETQKITQILTEIGAIAEQTNLLALNAAIEAARAGEQGRGFAVVADEVRSLAARTKQSTTEVEGALTSMMQGTDMVVSSMDRTKSRCQETSDASEEVFGSLGAIHTHVEDINSLSMQIATAAEEQSQVTGELSENMNMINKIVVELGDNGKQAVADSDEIRQINQQLAAIVNRFKL, from the coding sequence TTGAAAATATCGCAGAACAATTCAGGCAAACCCCAATTCTGGGAAACGATAGTGAAAGGTTGCAGCGGGTTCAGTCTCTGGCTTATGCCGCTGACAATCAAAGTGCGGTATTTGCCTTTGATAATGGTGAGGCATTCTGGACGCTGGGAGAAAAACTGGCACCGGAAACATGGCCGGGCAATAAGCTCAAAGGGGATGGCAGAAAGCTGAACTGGTATTCAATGGCGCAAAATCAGCCGGGTATTGTGATTACGGAGCCTTATGTTTATCCGGTGACAAATACCTACTGGATTACTTTAGCCCGGCGGATTGCTAACGGCGCTGTTGCTTTTAATATGCAACTCGAATTTTTGAATGGTTTGGTGGAAAAAACAGCCAGCGAGCTTCCGGGAACTGTTGCTTTTATTCTGAATAGTGACTCAACTGTGATTGCATCGTCTGATGCGAGAATTCCTTCCGGTCAGCAGGCATTAAAAATGCGGGCGTTGCAGCAGGTGGCTCAACAGGCGACCGGATTATTGTCCAGCCAGATTGATGCGGTTTATTTTCAATCCGATAAAATGTTTTTTTCCCATCAAATCGCTGTGGGTAATAAGCGCTGGTATTACGTGATGGGGCTGGATCACCACCGGGTATTTTCCAGGCTGGTGACGGCAAGAAATACAGCGATTCTGCTTTCACTGATTGCCGCTATTATTTCCGCATTCATCAGTTATTTTCTGATCCAAAATCTCTATACACCGATTCTTGCTTTAAAAGCAACCATCAGTGAACTTTCCAAAGGAGAGGCCGACCTGACGCAACGGCTGAACGTGACTTCCAAAGATGATTTAGGCCAGATTGCAGACAGTGTGAATCAGTTTATTCAAAACCTCCATGAGATGATGTGCGAGATCCGGGGAGCGGTCTCGACCCTGGAAGGTAGTGTGGAAAAAATCAACCAGCAGTCGGCCCGTAACAGTGATATTTTGCAGGAACACGTTTCTCAGACGGAACAGGTGGTGACTTCGATAGAGGAAATGAGTGCAACTGCCCGTTCTATGGCTGAAGATGCTGCCAATACGGCGAACCTGACGCAGCAGGCTGCGCAGGTTGGCACATCATCGGGGCGGATGGTGCAAAGCTCTCAGGGCACAGTACGTTCGCTGGTGAGTGATGTTGAGCGCTCGGTCTCTGATGTCGGACAAATGGTGAATGAGACCCAAAAAATCACACAGATTCTGACAGAAATCGGTGCGATTGCTGAGCAGACCAATCTGCTGGCACTGAATGCAGCGATTGAGGCGGCGAGAGCCGGAGAACAGGGACGGGGCTTTGCTGTGGTTGCGGATGAGGTCAGAAGTCTGGCGGCCCGGACCAAGCAGAGTACGACGGAAGTTGAAGGTGCCTTAACCAGCATGATGCAAGGGACGGACATGGTGGTCAGCTCCATGGATCGGACGAAATCACGTTGTCAGGAAACCAGTGATGCTTCCGAAGAAGTCTTTGGCAGTCTGGGGGCAATTCATACCCATGTGGAAGATATTAATTCATTAAGTATGCAGATTGCGACTGCGGCGGAAGAGCAAAGTCAGGTGACGGGGGAGTTGAGCGAGAATATGAATATGATCAACAAAATTGTCGTTGAACTTGGGGATAACGGGAAACAGGCCGTGGCAGATTCTGATGAAATCCGGCAAATCAATCAGCAGTTAGCCGCGATTGTGAACCGGTTTAAGCTTTGA
- a CDS encoding DoxX family protein, whose protein sequence is MKALIKKLTESHAGYSTLVLRIPVGLILMAHGSQKLFGAFGGYGLEGTGQWMASIGLGPGLLMAFLAGSAEFFGGLAILAGLLTRPAAAVVAFTMIVAIVSVHLPHGLFMANNGYEYALSLLAVCISLLFSGAGKFSLDAAISQKIS, encoded by the coding sequence ATGAAAGCGCTCATCAAAAAACTGACTGAATCCCATGCAGGTTACAGCACGCTGGTATTACGTATTCCGGTTGGCCTCATACTGATGGCTCACGGTTCACAAAAACTGTTTGGTGCGTTCGGCGGCTATGGGCTGGAAGGCACAGGTCAGTGGATGGCTTCGATTGGTTTGGGGCCGGGTTTGCTGATGGCGTTTTTAGCCGGTAGTGCGGAGTTCTTTGGCGGGCTGGCAATCCTGGCCGGTCTGTTGACCCGCCCGGCCGCTGCCGTTGTCGCGTTTACTATGATTGTCGCGATTGTATCGGTTCACCTGCCGCACGGTCTGTTTATGGCAAATAATGGTTATGAATATGCGCTGTCATTGTTGGCGGTCTGTATTTCACTGCTGTTTTCCGGTGCGGGTAAATTCAGTCTTGATGCGGCGATTTCGCAAAAAATTTCCTGA